In Vicia villosa cultivar HV-30 ecotype Madison, WI unplaced genomic scaffold, Vvil1.0 ctg.001297F_1_1, whole genome shotgun sequence, one DNA window encodes the following:
- the LOC131634445 gene encoding uncharacterized protein LOC131634445, whose protein sequence is MPSTRSRSEDLVLPIPEPGRSITVSRRLRRTRTLVPTPTSELVEESTMGEQPRPLKSYAIPSQAEPHNSIAALAIEANNFELKPSLLSAVQQNQFSGNAAEDPNLHLSVFLQYADTVKSNGVSSEAIRLRLFHFSLRDRARAGLQSLPANSVTTWNELKKVFLARYFPPSKTAMLRAQINGFKQKDNESLFEAWERYKDMLRLCPHHGLEQWLIIHTFYNGFLYNTRLTIDAAAGGALMDKEYADAYTLIESMAQNHYQWGSERAQSEKTSGEKSSTKCGMYEISSLDRVNAKVDALTQKIENLTIAPVAAVAAVSPNCEICGMSGHAASECHLLAEVSPEPVNYAQGNPYSNTYNPGWKNHPNFSYKNNNALYAPGQAPSVPPGYQKTPFAAPNVPRKSNLEIMMEKFIATQNQTNKDFINQNVHTNEQIKQLATKVDALATHNNMLETQISQVAQQQAPTAAPAGTFPGQPQPNPKGHAHAIILRSGREMDEPTDPRLKNPTMFQSPRKTTEEESRPKDKPSDSKEQEDKEGETEEKEAPYIPPPPYKPPIPYP, encoded by the coding sequence ATGCCAAGTACTCGCTCTCGAAGTGAAGACTTAGTGCTGCCAATTCCTGAACCGGGGCGTTCTATCACTGTATCACGTCGATTACGACGTACTCGCACTCTTGTTCCTACTCCTACTTCTGAACTAGTTGAAGAATCAACCATGGGAGAACAGCCGCGTCCTCTCAAATCTTATGCTATTCCTTCGCAAGCTGAACCTCACAATAGCATTGCTGCTCTTGctattgaggcgaacaattttGAGCTAAAACCATCATTGTTGTCAGCTGTACAACAAAACCAATTTTCTGGAAATGCGGCGGAAGATCCTAATCTTCATTTGTCAGTGTTCTTGCAATATGCAGACACTGTAAAATCAAATGGTGTCAGTTCGGAAGCTATCCGACTGCGCCTTTTTCATTTTTCACTGAGGGATAGAGCTAGAGCTGGGCTCCAGTCTTTACCCGCCAATTCTGTCACGACCTGGAATGAACTTAAGAAAGTCTTCCTGGCACGTTATTTTCCACCTAGTAAGACCGCCATGCTTAGAGCCCAGATCAATGGGTTTAAACAAAAAGACAACGAGTCTTTATTCGAAGCGTGGGAgagatacaaggacatgcttagactttGTCCACATCACGGTTTAGAACAATGGCTAATCATCCATACCTTCTACAATGGTTTCCTCTACAATACGAGACTTACAATTGACGCCGCTGCAGGTGGCGCACTGATGGATAAAGAGTATGCTGATGCTTACACACTTATCGAAAGTATGGCTCAAAACCATTATCAATGGGGAAGCGAGAGAGCTCAATCAGAGAAAACTTCTGGAGAGAAATCTTCAACGAAGTGTGGGATGTACGAGATAAGTAGCCTCGACCGTGTTAACGCCAAAGTCGATGCCCTAACTCAGAAAATTGAAAACCTCACTATAGCACCTGTAGCCGCCGTGGCTGCTGTTTCCCCCAATTGCGAAATATGCGGAATGTCTGGACATGCTGCCTCCGAATGCCATCTGTTGGCAGAAGTttcccctgaaccagtaaattatgctcaaggaaacccctaCTCAAACACGTATAACCCAGGATGGAAGAATCACCCTAATTTCTCGTACAAGAACAATAATGCTCTGTACGCACCTGGTCAAGCACCCAGTGTACCACCTGGATATCAAAAGACACCATTCGCTGCTCCTAACGTCCCTAGGAAGTCTAACTTAGAAATAATGATGGAAAAGTTCATAGCCACTCAAAATCAGACTAATAAGGATTTCATAAACCAGAACGTGCACACTAATGAGCAAATCAAACAGTTAGCGACCAAAGTAGACGCGTTGGCCACTCACAACAACATGCTTGAGACACAAATCTCTCAAGTAgcacaacaacaagcacctactgccgcACCTGCTGGGACATTTCCAGGACAGCCACAACCAAACCCAAAAGGACATGCTCACGCTATTATTCTACGAAGTGGTAGAGAGATGGACGAACCGACTGACCCTAGGCTTAAAAACCCTACTATGTTCCAAAGCCCTAGGAAGACAACTGAGGAGGAAAGTAGACCCAAGGATAAACCAAGTGATTCGAAAGAGCAAGAGGACAAGGAAGGCGAGACGGAGGAGAAAGAAGCTCCATACATACCTCCACCACCTTATAAACCACCTATCCCGTACCCCTAA
- the LOC131634446 gene encoding uncharacterized protein LOC131634446, translating into MPSYAKFLKEILSNKKKLEDNETVTLTAECSAIIQNKMPPKLKDPGSFSIPCNIGKFVIDKALCDLGASISLMPLSICEKLNMGDLRPTKMSVQLVDRSVKYPVGVLENVHVRIGQFYIPTDFIIMDIKEDVNTPIILGRPFLATAGAIIDVKKGKLTFEVGEEKVEFILMQFLQAPAIEDTCYVVDVIDECLREIGLS; encoded by the coding sequence ATGCCCTCATATGCTAAgttcctaaaagaaatcctatcgAATAAGAAGAAACTAGAAGACAATGAGACCGTAACACTCACTGCCGAATGTAGtgcaataattcaaaataaaatgccaCCTAAGCTGAAAGACCCAGGAAGTTTCTCCATACCCTGCAATATAGGAAAATTTGTCATAGACAAAGCTTTATGTGACTTAGGAGCTAGTATTAgcctaatgcctttgtccatttgcgAGAAACTAAACATGGGAGATCTAAGACCAACCAAGATGTCAGTACAACTTGTAGACCGATCTGTCAAGTATCCTGTAGGTGTGCTTGAAAATGTACACGTCCGCATTGGACAATTCTACATCCCTACGGATTTCATAATTATGGACATAAAAGAAGACGTCAATACTCCTATAATCTTAGGAAGACCTTTCCTAGCTACCGCTGGAGCCATTATAGACGTGAAGAAAGGCAAGTTGACATTCGAAGTAGGTGAGGAGAAGGTCGAGTTTATTCTAATGCAATTCCTTCAAGCCCCAGCTATAGAAGATACATGTTATGTGGTGGATGTTATTGATGAATGTTTAAGAGAGATAGGATTATCATAA
- the LOC131634451 gene encoding probable metal-nicotianamine transporter YSL6: MGTETTSIDHITEPLIQEQQTTNSKSEFLSEPVPEWREQITVRGLVVSGVLGCLFCIITHKLNLTVGIIPSLNVAAGLLGFFFVKTWTGLLTKIGVFTKPFTRQENTVIQTCVVACYGLAFSGGFGSSLIAMDQRTYELIGPDYPGNRAEDVKNPGLGWMIGFMFVVSFLGLFSLVPLRKVMVLDYKLTYPSGTATAMLINSFHTKSGAELAGNQVRQLGKYLSISFFWSCFKWFFSGIGDSCGFDNFPSFGLTLFKNTFYFDFSPTYVGCGLICPHIVNCSAFLGAIVSWGFLWPFVSKHSGDWYPADLGSNDFKGLYGYKVFISIAIILGDGLYNLVKIIVITIREMWRTRSKQNSLPVVTEVPDSDSSELHLEEKKRDEVFLKEGIPSWFAASGYVGLAAISIVTIPVIFPPLKWYLVLCSYILAPALAFCNSYGTGLTDWSLASTYGKIGLFIVAAIVGTNGGVIAGIAACATMMSIVATAADLMQDFKTGYLTLSSAKSMFVSQLLGTAMGCIIAPLTFWMFWTAFDIGSPDGPYKAPYAVILREMAILGVEGFSELPKYCMEMCGGFFAGALAINLMRDVIPKKYSQYIPIPMAMAVPFYIGAYFAVDMFIGTVILFVWEQVNRKDSEDYAGAVASGLICGDGIWTIPSAILSILRINPPICMYFGPSASS; the protein is encoded by the exons ATGGGTACCGAAACAACATCAATCGATCACATCACAGAACCCTTGATTCAAGAACAACAAACCACCAATTCAAAGAGTGAATTTTTATCCGAACCAGTTCCTGAATGGAGGGAACAGATCACGGTTAGAGGGTTGGTTGTGAGTGGTGTATTGGGGTGTTTGTTTTGTATTATAACTCATAAACTCAATCTCACGGTTGGGATTATTCCTTCGCTTAATGTTGCTGCTGGGTTGCTTGGGTTCTTTTTTGTGAAGACGTGGACTGGGTTGTTGACGAAGATTGGGGTTTTTACTAAGCCGTTTACGAGGCAGGAGAATACGGTTATTCAGACTTGTGTTGTTGCTTGCTATGGACTCGCTTTTAGTG GGGGGTTTGGTTCATCCTTGATCGCTATGGATCAAAGAACATATGAACTCATTGGCCCGGATTATCCTGGTAATAGAGCTGAAGATGTTAAAAACCCAGGCTTGGGATGGATGATCGGTTTCATGTTTGTTGTCAGTTTCCTTGGTCTTTTTAGTCTTGTGCCACTTCGTAAG GTTATGGTCTTGGATTATAAGCTTACATATCCCAGTGGAACAGCCACAGCAATGCTAATTAACAGTTTCCATACAAAATCTGGAGCAGAACTTGCAGG GAACCAAGTTCGGCAACTTGGAAAATATTTAAGCATAAGTTTCTTCTGGAGCTGCTTTAAGTGGTTCTTCAGTGGGATCGGAGATTCGTGTGGATTTGACAATTTTCCTAGCTTTGGTTTGACATTATTCAAGAACAC ATTCTACTTTGACTTCAGTCCAACTTATGTTGGATGTGGTCTTATTTGCCCCCATATAGTGAATTGCTCTGCTTTTCTTGGAGCGATTGTTTCATGGGGCTTTCTGTGGCCTTTCGTCTCCAAGCATTCTGGGGACTGGTATCCAGCTGACCTTGGTAGCAATGATTTCAAAGGTCTTTATGGATACAAG GTATTTATATCTATTGCCATTATATTAGGAGACGGTCTTTACAATCTAGTTAAAATTATAGTGATAACCATTAGGGAGATGTGGAGGACAAGATCCAAACAGAACAGCCTTCCTGTTGTGACCGAGGTTCCTG ACAGCGATAGTTCTGAACTGCACttagaagaaaagaaaagggatGAAGTATTTTTGAAGGAAGGGATACCATCCTGGTTTGCAGCATCTGGATATGTAGGCTTGGCAGCGATATCCATCGTAACAATACCAGTTATTTTCCCTCCTCTCAAATGGTACTTAGTTCTATGTTCTTACATCCTTGCCCCCGCCCTTGCCTTTTGCAACTCTTACGGCACAGGGCTCACGGATTGGAGTCTTGCATCCACATACGGCAAGATTGGTCTTTTCATCGTTGCGGCAATAGTTGGCACAAACGGAGGGGTAATTGCAGGTATAGCGGCTTGCGCTACGATGATGTCCATTGTTGCAACCGCAGCCGATCTCATGCAAGATTTCAAGACAGGTTACCTCACCCTCTCGTCGGCAAAATCCATGTTTGTGAGCCAGTTGTTAGGAACAGCTATGGGATGTATAATTGCTCCCCTCACATTCTGGATGTTCTGGACTGCATTCGACATAGGATCACCGGATGGCCCGTACAAAGCACCATATGCGGTTATATTAAGGGAAATGGCCATTCTTGGCGTCGAGGGATTCTCAGAGCTTCCAAAATATTGCATGGAAATGTGCGGCGGTTTCTTTGCTGGGGCATTGGCTATTAATCTTATGAGGGACGTGATTCCCAAGAAATACTCGCAGTACATTCCAATTCCAATGGCAATGGCAGTTCCTTTCTACATTGGTGCTTACTTTGCAGTTGATATGTTTATTGGAACTGTAATATTGTTTGTGTGGGAACAAgtgaatagaaaagattcagaagaTTATGCTGGAGCTGTTGCTTCTGGTTTGATTTGTGGTGATGGGATATGGACTATTCCTTCAGCAATTCTCTCTATTTTGAGGATTAATCCACCAATTTGCATGTACTTCGGACCTTCCGCAAGCAGCTGA